One Siniperca chuatsi isolate FFG_IHB_CAS linkage group LG3, ASM2008510v1, whole genome shotgun sequence genomic region harbors:
- the LOC122873733 gene encoding uncharacterized protein LOC122873733 produces the protein MTGIILFLLFLGFPLYKTEEHVVNELYTLIEKGQASFVDPAPSNQSRLLVKEPSLPINELLEKSSKTGESKFTLHPLPSAVWPKHSDLAPIPRDHSPHNKSKKGPKSDRLVEHNSEKTRGEVAGLLPKTPLTGATAAASNRTLQKTNQDTQSNISPPQQSEPDGHPNSRPRGPPHTQPQAQPHQPAPSARREPPNRRLDPEENRPGKASLYQPGIGAATRNNSRPPVVFNRRSSSLLYQFDILRRESDFTHDAFCMSECRKEKEEREYYCYSEFAVNGIVHDIDVLRKGIRLITLMVSSDGFYKMSRLYVTPDSFFFKVRLLVLDTYKCSKPCPDIKLGTRYIIMGQIYHRRRHLPNDLLNLLGGKLKPGDGLLRSNNYVKRFNKRRHQKALEATRSRCR, from the exons ATGACAGGGAttattctctttctcttgtttctGGGGTTTCCTCTTTACAAGACAGAGGAGCATGTTGTCAATG AGCTGTACACCCTGATAGAAAAGGGGCAGGCCAGCTTTGTGGATCCGGCTCCGAGCAACCAAAGCCGGCTGCTGGTTAAAGAGCCCTCCCTGCCCATCAACGAACTGCTAGAGAAGAGCAGCAAGACCGGCGAGTCCAAATTCACCCTCCATCCTCTACCCTCTGCTGTCTGGCCAAAGCACAGTGACCTGGCCCCCATCCCCCGCGACCACAGTCCCCACAACAAGAGCAAAAAGGGCCCCAAGAGCGACCGTCTGGTGGAGCACAACAGCGAGAAAACCAGAGGAGAAGTCGCCGGTCTGCTTCCCAAAACCCCTCTGACGGGAGCTACAGCTGCTGCCTCCAACCGCACCCTGCAGAAAACCAACCAGGACACCCAGTCCAACATCAGCCCTCCTCAGCAGAGTGAACCAGACGGACACCCCAACTCCAGACCCAGGggtccaccacacacacagcctcaggCTCAGCCGCACCAACCGGCCCCCTCAGCCCGCAGAGAGCCCCCCAACCGACGGCTGGACCCAGAGGAGAACCGGCCGGGGAAGGCCAGTCTCTATCAGCCAGGTATCGGTGCAGCGACCCGGAACAACAGCCGCCCGCCCGTCGTCTTCAACCGGCGCTCCTCCAGCCTGCTTTACCAGTTCGACATCCTGAGGCGAG AGTCCGACTTCACACACGATGCCTTCTGCATGAGCGAGTgcaggaaggagaaggaggagagagagtatTACTGCTACAGTGAGTTTG CTGTCAACGGGATAGTTCACGACATCGATGTGTTGCGTAAAGGAATACGCCTCATTACACTGATGGTGAGCAGTGATGGCTTCTACAAGATGAGTCGTCTCTATGTGACACCAGACAGCTTTTTCTTCAAGGTTCGGCTTCTGGTCCTGGACACCTACAAGTGCAGCAAGCCCTGCCCTGACATCAAGCTCG GGACCAGATACATTATAATGGGCCAGATCTACCACCGGAGGCGGCATCTTCCCAATGACCTCCTGAACCTCCTGGGGGGTAAACTGAAGCCTGGAGACGGCCTCCTGCGAAGCAACAACTACGTCAAGAGGTTCAACAAACGGAGGCACCAGAAAGCCCTGGAGGCCACCCGCTCCAGGTGTAGGTGA